Within Chitinivibrionales bacterium, the genomic segment TCGCTGATTATTTATTTCGAAGCATCCCCATCACCATGTTTTTCAATTCTTTTTTATACGCCTTCCCGCCCGCCCCGCCGATCACCGGCATTCTCTTCCCTTTCAGGTCCATTGCGCCGTCCTCCCTTAAAAATCCGCGGTCAAATTTTCTTTCAACTTCCCGGCCCTTTTCAACCGTCGGCCTTTCAACTCCTCAACTTTTCTCCGCGTTCTCCGTGTCTCCGTGGTGTGTCTTTTTGTTTTGCTTTCAACGTTCAACTTCCAACTTTTTTTTTCTTCATCGACCGTCGACCGACAACCTTTTAACCAATCAACCCTTTATTCTTCATTGGGGCTCATCCCGGAAACAAGCACCCTGCCGAAAGCGCTATGCAGTTGTCGCCGATGGTCCTGTTAGACGCGCCCCCATACAACACGATTGATCGTGCGAGCCGGTCCCGGCGTCCGCCGAGCGACCCGGCAAAGGCGTCAAGGTTTTTTGCGTCTACGGGCATCACGGTTGAAGACGCTTTCATTTCACAGGCCACGATGCGGTCGTCCTTTTCGATAATAAGATCAACTTCCTGGCCTCGATTGTCCCGCCAGTAATAGGCTTTTCTCCGTAACGGATCCATTGCGGTCCATGCATGAAAAGTCTGGAACAGCGCCTGCTCGAACCAAAGTCCCATGTCCGGTCTTTTTGGGATGTCGGCGGGGGATCTGAGGCCCGCGAGCCAGCCGGCGAGGCCGCAATCGTTCCAAAAAAGTTTTTTCGCCTTTACCAGTGATTTTGTCCGGTTGACCGCATACACGGGAAGACGGGAGATTTGATATCCCGCTTCGAGAAGATTAAGATACCGGTGGCATGTGGATTGGGGAATTGCCGCGTCACGGGCGATTTCGGATTGGTTGATGGGCCGTCCGGTACGCAGCGCCGCAAACCGCATCACTTTCTGAAAATCGGGCAACTGGTCGATCTGGGAAATGTGGCGGAGGTCGCGCTCCAGATATGCCTGCACATAGCCGGTAAACCAGAAATCCCTGTCTTCGGATGAAGCGGCCGTCACTGAAGAATAAAATCCCCCCTTGAGCAGCCAGGGGTGCCACTGGGGCGTTGAGCCCGGCCACTCGCGCGAGGAAAAGTCCGGCTCAAAAAGCCGGTCGATCAGTCCGGGCATTGCGGCATCGGAAACAAACTCAGCCGGGCAAAAGGGCATAAGCTCAAGGTACACCGCCCTTCCGGCCAGGCTGTCGGACACGGATTTAAGCAGCAGCATGTTCGTTGAGCCGGTCAAAAGAAACGATCCGTTTTTCCTGAATGAATCCACGTACTTTTTAATGGACATAAAGATCCCGGTAGCACGCTGTGCCTCATCGAAGGTGACCGGCGCGTCGGCAAAAAGTGACTCGGGGTTTTCATTCGCCTGGGCAAGTATTCCGAAATCATCAAACGAGCGGTATGCCCGCCCCCGGCCCGGCAAAAGGTCACGGACAAGCGTTGTCTTGCCGGATTGCCGCATGCCCGTAACAACGACGACGGGCATGGCCCCAAGGGCCTTTACGCAACGCCCCTCCATCCATCTTCTGATTCTATTCATAGTGTGAATAAATTTAATTCATGGCGTGAATAAATTGTAAATAAGGCTCTTTTTGTCTCCGTGGTGAATCTTCTTCTTTGCGTTCTTTGCGAGAGGTTTTTCAACATTCCAACTCTTTTTTCCTCTTAAACGAGCTCCCGCGGTGCCGTAATCACTTCCGCGTAAAAATCATTAAAACGTTTTTCATCGACCGGCTCCCACAACTCTGGAAATGCGATTGATTTTGTCTTCACCGCTTTCGGCCCTTGTTCGACCATTTACATTTTCTCCCCTCTTCTTATCGTCCAGAAATCGTCCGACAGCTCTCTTGACCCCAGGTATTCATACGGCATGGTGAAATACCCCTTGATGCCCCACGCGGGGCCCCACGAATTCCTGATGGTAAAGCGCTTGGCCGCGTCGTCGTAGCCCACGGCGAGAACGGCGTGTCCGCCCAGGCTGCGCTCGGTCGTCTTGGGCATGTTCACGATGCCGGTCTTTGCCACCTGCTGCGATTCGAACGATTCGTACACGGTGAAGCCGAACACGAACGGGAACCCGGTTGCCAGGCACGCGCGCATATGGTCTATGGTGTCGAGCCGCTGGTACGACGTGATCTGGTGCTGCGCGCCGTCCTTGTAGCACGCGGCCGAGGGCTTTGCCGTGAACTTCGATATCACGTAGGGCCATTTGGCTTCGGCGCAGCAGCCCTGCTTGGCCAGGGTCTTGATGCCGTCGCGGATCATGGCGCCCGAGTCCTGGTTCACGGTGTGTTCCAGGCTCCGCTCGTTGTAATACACGAAGAGCCTGCTCATCTGCACGGGCGCGAGCCTGTCTTTTTTCTCGAGCGCCTCGAGCGCGGACGTGAGCGCGTGCGCGGAGCAGGCGCCGAGCTGTCCCTGGTTTTCCACCGGCGGGCAGATGCCCTGCAGGTCGGCTTTTGGCGGCAGCGTTGCCGGCACCTGGTACACGAGGGAATATTTCACGTCGCGGGCGTCGGGCAGGTCTGGTTTCCAGCCGTACTTTCTGTACTTCGGTTTTGCGGGCATTATTCCTCCTTCATGATAATTTTATATGGAATTAAAAAGGGTGTTGTTACTTGTTATAAGCAAATTCAAGAAAAATCCGGGCGCCCCGCCGTCAACTGTCAACAGTCAATTTTTTCTCAACTCCTCAACCTTTCAACCAGTATCTTCACGATTTTCTCAGCCGCCTTGCCGTCCCCGTACTCGGCGATGGTTTTCCGCTTTTTGTTTGGCCCCGTCATTTTTTCCACTGCGTCAAGCACCGATTCCACGGTCATGTCTTTTGGGGTCCTGTTCCACCCGGCGGCCACGGTCTCCACCCATTCGGTCTCGGCGCGCAGCGTGACGCACGGCACCTTGTGGAAATACGCCTCCTTCTGCACGCCGCCCGAGTCGGTCACGATGAGCTTGGCGCCGCTTTCCAGGCGGACCATGTCGAGGAACCCGGCGGGCCCGGTCACCGTTATTTTTTTCAAAAATTTTCCGAGCCCGAACGAGCCTACCATCTTTTTCGTGCGCGGGTGCATGGGGAAGACCACGGGAACATCGGAGGCGATCCGGTCCAGGCTCGCGAGGATGCCCGCGAGCGCCGCCTTGTCGTCGGTGTTTTCCGCCCGGTGCACGGTGACGAGGACATATTCCCGGGGCGCCAGGCCCAGCGCGTCCAGAACGGCGCTCCCTGCCTTTGCCTTTTTCGCGAACAGGACCGCAGCGTCGTACATCACGTCTCCGGTGTTGAACACGTTGCGGGTGATCCCTTCCCGTTTCAAATTGGCGGCCGCGGTTTTCGTGGGGCAGAAGAGAAAGGTTGACAAATGGTCTGCAACCACCCGGTTGATCTCCTCGGGCATTTTCCTGTTGAACGAGCGGAGGCCCGCCTCCACGTGCCCGACCGGCACGTTCAGCTTTGCCGCTGCGAGCGCGCCCGCGAGCGTGGAGTTCGTGTCGCCGTAAACGAGCACCGCGTCGGGCTTTTCGGAAACGAGAAGCGGCTCGAGCCGCTTGAGCATTTCGCCGGTTTGTCCGCCGTGGCCGGCGCTGCCCACCTCCAGGTTGTGCCGCGGCGCCGGGATTTCCAGCTCGTCGAAAAACACCTGCGACATGTTCGCGTCGTAGTGCTGGCCCGTGTGCACCAGGATTTCTTCCACACCGCCGTGCTTTTTAAACGCCCGCGACACGGGCGCGGCCTTGATGAACTGCGGCCGCGCGCCGATGATGGTGATGATTTTTTTCACTGAATTTTCTCTATGAATTGAATAAAGGGCCCGGCGTTCCCCCGCTTCGCGGGGCCGGCCGTCCTTCCGGTCTCGCCTTCGGGTGCTTCTCCCTCGTCAGGGATTTCCAGGAGGGGCCACAAGGTCCGGTTTCTTTCTTCTAATTTTCAACTTCTTCTCCGTGTCCTCTGTGTCTCTGCGGCCATCATCTTGCCTTCAATGCGTGAGCAGGTTGTACTTTACAATACACCACAACGCCCTCACGCCGTCCAGCACGCCGATCTTCTTTCCCTCCTCGTAGGTGCGGCCCGAATACGAGATGCCCACCTCGTACACCCGGCAGCGCAGCCGCGCGACCTTCGCGGTTATTTCGGGCTCGAACCCGAAACGGTTTTCCCTGATTTTGATCTTGGCGATGATTTCCCTGCGGAACATCTTGTAGCAGGTCTCCATGTCGGTGAGGTTCATGTTGGTGAACACGTTGGAGGCGAACGTGAGGAACCGGTTGCCGAGGTAATGGGAATAATACAGCACGCGGCGCTCGTCCGTGGTCATGAAGCGCGAGCCGTACACCACGTCGGCCCTGCCGTCCAGGATGGGCCCCAGCAGCTTGCCGTATTCGTCGGGGTTGTATTCGAGGTCGGCGTCCTGCACCACCACCACGTCGCCGGTCGCATGGGTAAACCCGGTGCGCAGCGCGGCGCCCTTGCCCATGTTTTTTTCGTGGCGCAGCACCTTCACGCGCTGGTCCTTCACGGCCGCGAGCGCGTCGGCGGTGCCGTCGGCCGAACAGTCGTCCACCACGATCACCTCGCGGTCCACGCCCGGCGGCAGGGGCGCGTTAAGCACCCGCGAAAGCAGCGGGGCGATGGTGCGTTTCTCGTTGTAGCAGGGAATGACGATGGAGAGCATCATGGCTGATCCCACGTGAAGAAGTAATAAATGAATTTCTGGAATTCAAGGAACGCCGCGCGCCGCAGCGGGCCGTACATCCACCAGGTCTGGTAGGTGTGCCGCGTCACGCCGTAACGGTCGTAGGGCACCGGAAGATAATAGAACCGGCAGCGGTCGCCCTTGTATTTGCGCGTAATTTCCATGCGGATCCTGCGCATGTGGAACGGCGTGCTCACGAGCCCGATGGCAAGCGGCCGGGCCGCCGAATAGTCCCCGCCGTCCGCGATTTTGCTTTTGGCCCAGCCCGCGATGTACCACGCCTCCGAGTTCGTGTTGCGGCACGTGTCGACGATGTAGATTCTCGAAGTGTCAAGGCCCTTTTTCCCAAGCGGGCCGGCGATTTTCTTTGACGGGTAGCTGATGAGCCACTGCGAGCGCGGATACCGGCTGAACAGCTCCTTCGAATAGATGATCCGGGCCGTCTCGCCGGCAAAGGTGAACACCGCGTCGAGCGACGGCGGCAACGGGTCGCTCACCACGAGCCACAGGGCGAGGTTGCAATAGGCGTACGCGGCGACGGCCGCGGCGACGGCCGCGCTGGCGATGACGAGCCAGGATTTTTTCATTTTGACCGACAGAAAGGGCACCCGGAAAGTAACAAAGTGACAAAGATGCAAAGTGACAAAGTATAAAACTCAACAGGCATATTTTCTAAACCTCTCAACTCCTCGACTTTTCAACTATTCAACTGCTTATCTGTGTCCTCCGTGTCTCTGCGGCAAGTCTTTTTTTCAACTCGTCAACCCGTTTGCGCGTCTGCCCGTCTGCGCATCCACGCATTTACGCATCAACGCTCTAACGCTTTAGCTCTTCGAGCTTTCATTTTCAACATATTGAATGATGGAATCGGCAAGTGATGAAATGCCGCTGAAGCGCTTTGAGTGAATTTTCAACGAGTTGCTGGACATGAAATCCTATGACGTCGTCCGCCACGTCCTTGTCCATCGACAACTTCTCTACCAGGACCGCGTCTTGCCGAGCTTTCCTGACAAGCAAACGCGCAAAATCAATGTTTTTTTTTCATACAGAACTTTCCCTTCTTTCAGGATGCTGTTGAAGAGAGTCCCGGACACCTCGCCCCACTCGTGGAATACCTGGGCGCTGTGGACGACGATGTCAACCGGTATCCTGAGCGGGCTTAGGGCACGCCTGAGCCTTACCGCCTCGGTTTTTTTTTGTGCGTACAAACTCCGCCCCCGTCGGCGGTACTTTAAAAAAAGTCCTGCCCTCCTTTAGATGCAACCTTTGAATGTCTAAAATCCAATCCCGCGCTTAAGCGGGCCTGCTTACAATATTATATATATGAATTATGTCTGTCAAAAGAAACCCAAAAAAGAAAATCAATCCGCCGGATCCTTTTTAGTCTTTAAACTTCCAACTTTCAACCCGGCGCCCTTGCCTCTCTCATCAACAGGTAAAATACTCAATTATACCACGGATAAGATATAATACATTCAATCCCGATTAATTTCAACAGTAAAATCAATATCTTGCGGGAGGCATGTTAAGGAAGGCCCTCTTATTTAAGTAACGGGCTTAACCATGGACGCGTCAATGCTCATCGAGGCCTGGCCAAGACCGGTCACCGACAGAAATAGCCTGTCTGATTCCTGCACTCGTGAAATGGTTCCGGTGAGGCCGCAAAGCGGGCCGGCTATCACCGTCACCTGCGTCCCCAGAGGATACGAAACCGTCACCGGCTCGAGCTGCACGCCCTGTTCGATGGCCAGGTAGATCTGGGTGAGCTCGTCCATGAACCTTTTCTGGTATTTTATGGGGATGATCGACACGACGCGGCCGGTGCGGTACACGCCCTGCACGAGCGTGTCCCTGCTGCAGAAACTGATGTATCCCGGGAACAGCGGCAGGATGGATTTGCGCGGCTTGTTGTTGTCCTTGCGCCGCGTCACGTGCGTCACGAGCGGCAGGTAATATTCGATGGCGGCCTTGACGAAATCGAAGGCGATGGCCTTTTCCTGCCGCGGCTTGACTTTTGCGACCCACCAGGGGTCCGCCGCCTCGGTGATGGGGCGCGCCGGGAACCGTGCCGGCGGGTTTTCGTCCACTCGTTTCATGATGCCTTACAATATAATAGAAGGGGCGTTCCGCGGCTCCGCCGCGGCGGCCGTCAACTGTTAACTGTCAACCTGTTTTTCCGGCCCTTCCCCGTGCCCTCTGTGCCTCGGCAGCTATCTTGTTTTTGCGATCTTTGCGCTCTTGGCGAGAAACTCTTCTTTCTCCGCGTTCTCTGTGTCTCCGCGGCTGTCTTGCTTCGCTCCAGCCTAAACGCCGTACTCGGCCCTGTACTTATCGATGCGCGCCTTCATGGCGTCGTCGATGACGACCTTTTTGTCAAGCTCGCGGTGGTGAAGAAACGCCACGATCTCCTCTATGGTGACGATGGCGGCCGCGGCCATGCCGAGGCCGCCGGCCGCCTCCAAAAGCGCGCTTGCGCCCGACCGGCCTTTTTCCATCCTGTCAACCGATACCACGAGCCCGCGCAGCGCGGCGCCGGCAAAGGCCGAAAGGACGGCCGCCGATTCCCGCACCGACGTGCCGGCCGTTATTACGTCGTCCACGATCACGATGTTGTCGCCGGCCGCGGGCTTGTGCCCGATGATGGTGCCGCCCTCCCCGTGGTCCTTTGCCTCCTTGCGGTTGAAGCACACCGAAACGTCGTGGCCGAACGTCCTGCTCAGCGCAACGGCCGTGCTCACGGCGAGCGGGATGCCTTTGTAGGCCGGCCCGAACAGCACGTTGAAGTCCTTTCCCAGCTTTGCCAGAATTGCCTGGGCGTAGAATTCCCCCAGTTTCGCCATCTGGCTGCCGGTCTGGTAGTTGCCGGTGTTGATGAAGTACGGCGTCTTCCTTCCGCTCTTGGTGGTGAAATCGCCGAAGGTCAGCACCTTGGATTTTACCATGAAGGTGATGAAGTCCTGCTTGTATTGTTCCATGAATGCTCCTTATTGCTTCAAGATAAATTAAAGAAGCGGGCGTTCCCCTCGCCTTCGTGAGAACTCAGGCTCGGGTCGGCCGGCAATGTGCGCCGACACACCCTTCGGTCCGCCTAACGCGGTGAATCTTGTTTTGCTTCCAACGTTCAACTGCCAGCCTTCATCTATCTCATACCTCAACCGTCATCCCGTCATACGCGAATTCCATCCAATCATCCAGCTTTTTGCCGTCCAATTGGTAATGGATGTCATGGCTCATGTGGATAAAACGGCACCGCCTGGGTCCGATCTCCCGCGCCAGTTTCATGCTCTGATCCAGGACAAGATGGCTTGCATGCTCCTTGGTTTCACGAAGGCAGTTTACAATAAGGATATCAAGTCCGGCCAGCACTTCCTGCGCTGGGAAGCGGGGCGATTTGAGGTCGGGAATATAGGCGAGGCCGCCGATCCTGAAACCAAGGCACCCGGCAAGGCCGCCGTGCTCCACGGGCAACGGGAAAACTTTTTTTTCAAACAGCATGAACGGGCCGGAAATCGGATTCAAGGCTATCCGGGGAATGCCGCCGCCCCAAAAGGCGTTCGGGTCGAAAATATAGGGAAACGAACTCCGTATGCCGGCCATGCTTTCGGGAGAGCCGTAAAAGTCAAGCGGGTTCTCCCTGCGGGTTGTGTAGGAGCGGATGTCCGGAACGCCGCCGATGTGATCCGCGTGGCAATGGGTGATGAGCACCGCGTCAAGTTTCGGGATCCTTTCCCGGAGTGCCTGCTGCCGGAAATCGGAGGACACGTCAACCAGCACGTGCCGGCCGCCGTATTCCACGAGAATCGACGACCGCGTCCGCGCGTGTTTCGGGTCAATGCTCGACAGCCCGCACACGCCTTTCGGGCATTGCGCGAAATTGCCGAGCATGCAGTCGATGGAGGGCACGCCGTGGGAGGTGCCGGTTCCAAGAAAGGTTATTTTCATAGCAGGCAAGGGGGAAAACCGCTGTTGACCGAGCTTGTTGACCGGATACTTTTTACGAGAAAATACGTTTGGTAAAGTATGCTCGTGAACTATTTTTTACCTCCGGCAACCGTGTGCGGTCGCGGCGTGCCGGCACGCTAATAAACAAGTTGCCAAATCGTACTTATTGCACAACCTAAGCCCGGAACATGCGATGGATGAGCCAAAAAAAATAGGCCTGCTCGACCTGCTGATCATTCTCCTCGAGCGAAAGTGGTTTTTTATCATTTCGATGCTCCTGTTCTGCGCGGCAGGGGTGATCATAAGCATGGTTTCCGCCAAATACTACACCGCAACGGCCGTGATCATGAAGCCCGAACAGAAACTCCCCTCGGGCATTGGCTCGCTGCTCGGAAAGGAGCTGCCGGTTTCAGGGCTCCTCAAATCCATGGACCTCGGCGGCGCGGATGTGGACAATTTCCTGAGCATCCTGCAGAGCGGCCGGCTCGCGGGAAAAGCGGTTGACCGGTTCAACCTCGTCCATTACTACGGATTTGATAAACTGAAAAAATATTACCCCGAAGACGTGGTGAAGCGGTTCCACAAAAG encodes:
- a CDS encoding MBL fold metallo-hydrolase, whose amino-acid sequence is MKITFLGTGTSHGVPSIDCMLGNFAQCPKGVCGLSSIDPKHARTRSSILVEYGGRHVLVDVSSDFRQQALRERIPKLDAVLITHCHADHIGGVPDIRSYTTRRENPLDFYGSPESMAGIRSSFPYIFDPNAFWGGGIPRIALNPISGPFMLFEKKVFPLPVEHGGLAGCLGFRIGGLAYIPDLKSPRFPAQEVLAGLDILIVNCLRETKEHASHLVLDQSMKLAREIGPRRCRFIHMSHDIHYQLDGKKLDDWMEFAYDGMTVEV
- a CDS encoding C1 family peptidase, whose amino-acid sequence is MPAKPKYRKYGWKPDLPDARDVKYSLVYQVPATLPPKADLQGICPPVENQGQLGACSAHALTSALEALEKKDRLAPVQMSRLFVYYNERSLEHTVNQDSGAMIRDGIKTLAKQGCCAEAKWPYVISKFTAKPSAACYKDGAQHQITSYQRLDTIDHMRACLATGFPFVFGFTVYESFESQQVAKTGIVNMPKTTERSLGGHAVLAVGYDDAAKRFTIRNSWGPAWGIKGYFTMPYEYLGSRELSDDFWTIRRGEKM
- a CDS encoding transcription termination/antitermination NusG family protein, with translation MKRVDENPPARFPARPITEAADPWWVAKVKPRQEKAIAFDFVKAAIEYYLPLVTHVTRRKDNNKPRKSILPLFPGYISFCSRDTLVQGVYRTGRVVSIIPIKYQKRFMDELTQIYLAIEQGVQLEPVTVSYPLGTQVTVIAGPLCGLTGTISRVQESDRLFLSVTGLGQASMSIDASMVKPVT
- a CDS encoding glycosyltransferase family 2 protein, with the protein product MMLSIVIPCYNEKRTIAPLLSRVLNAPLPPGVDREVIVVDDCSADGTADALAAVKDQRVKVLRHEKNMGKGAALRTGFTHATGDVVVVQDADLEYNPDEYGKLLGPILDGRADVVYGSRFMTTDERRVLYYSHYLGNRFLTFASNVFTNMNLTDMETCYKMFRREIIAKIKIRENRFGFEPEITAKVARLRCRVYEVGISYSGRTYEEGKKIGVLDGVRALWCIVKYNLLTH
- the wecB gene encoding UDP-N-acetylglucosamine 2-epimerase (non-hydrolyzing): MKKIITIIGARPQFIKAAPVSRAFKKHGGVEEILVHTGQHYDANMSQVFFDELEIPAPRHNLEVGSAGHGGQTGEMLKRLEPLLVSEKPDAVLVYGDTNSTLAGALAAAKLNVPVGHVEAGLRSFNRKMPEEINRVVADHLSTFLFCPTKTAAANLKREGITRNVFNTGDVMYDAAVLFAKKAKAGSAVLDALGLAPREYVLVTVHRAENTDDKAALAGILASLDRIASDVPVVFPMHPRTKKMVGSFGLGKFLKKITVTGPAGFLDMVRLESGAKLIVTDSGGVQKEAYFHKVPCVTLRAETEWVETVAAGWNRTPKDMTVESVLDAVEKMTGPNKKRKTIAEYGDGKAAEKIVKILVERLRS
- the pyrE gene encoding orotate phosphoribosyltransferase, encoding MEQYKQDFITFMVKSKVLTFGDFTTKSGRKTPYFINTGNYQTGSQMAKLGEFYAQAILAKLGKDFNVLFGPAYKGIPLAVSTAVALSRTFGHDVSVCFNRKEAKDHGEGGTIIGHKPAAGDNIVIVDDVITAGTSVRESAAVLSAFAGAALRGLVVSVDRMEKGRSGASALLEAAGGLGMAAAAIVTIEEIVAFLHHRELDKKVVIDDAMKARIDKYRAEYGV
- a CDS encoding ATP-binding protein — translated: MPVVVVTGMRQSGKTTLVRDLLPGRGRAYRSFDDFGILAQANENPESLFADAPVTFDEAQRATGIFMSIKKYVDSFRKNGSFLLTGSTNMLLLKSVSDSLAGRAVYLELMPFCPAEFVSDAAMPGLIDRLFEPDFSSREWPGSTPQWHPWLLKGGFYSSVTAASSEDRDFWFTGYVQAYLERDLRHISQIDQLPDFQKVMRFAALRTGRPINQSEIARDAAIPQSTCHRYLNLLEAGYQISRLPVYAVNRTKSLVKAKKLFWNDCGLAGWLAGLRSPADIPKRPDMGLWFEQALFQTFHAWTAMDPLRRKAYYWRDNRGQEVDLIIEKDDRIVACEMKASSTVMPVDAKNLDAFAGSLGGRRDRLARSIVLYGGASNRTIGDNCIALSAGCLFPG